The genomic DNA CGGGTGAGCCCTACATCACGCATCCGCTCGCGGTCGCCGGCATCCTGGCCGAAATGCGCCTCGATACCGACGGGCTCTGCGCGGCGATCCTGCATGACACGCTCGAAGACACCCTGGTGTCGCATGCCGAGCTGGCCGCGCAATTCGGCGAGGACGTGGCCGAGTTGGTGGACGGCGTCACCAAGCTCGACAAGGTCAAGTTCCGCAGTCGCCAGGAGGCGAATGCCGAGAGCTTCCGCAAGATGATGCTGGCGATGGCGCGCGACCTGCGCGTCATCCTGATCAAGCTCGCCGACCGGTTGCACAACATGCGCACGCTGGACGCCATGAGCGACGAGTCGCGGCGCCGCATCGCCCTGGAAACCCTCGAGATCTACGCGCCGATCGCGCAGCGCCTGGGCATGAACGCGATCAAGGCCGAGCTGCAGAATCACGGCTTTGCCGCCTACCATCCCTTGCGCCACCGCGTGCTCGAAGATCACCTGCGCCAGCTCAACGGCAATCGTCGCGATGGCGTCGCGAAGATCCAGCAGACCATTGCCGCCAAGCTCGACCACGAGAGCATTCCGGCGCGATTGGTATCGCGGGTGAAATCGCCGTATTCGATCTATACGAAGATGAAGACCGAGCACAAGACGCTGGCCCAGGTGCTGGATGTCTATGGTGTGCGCGTCGTGGTGCGCGAGACCATGCAGTGCTACATGGCGCTCGGCGCGGTGCATGGGCTGTTCAAGCCGGTCGATGGCCGGTTCCGTGACTTCATCGCGATGCCGAAGGCGAACGGTTACCAGAGCCTGCACACGGTCTTGTTCGGGCCGGGCGGCACGCCGATCGAAGTGCAGATCCGCACCGAGGACATGGACCTGCTGGCCGAACGTGGCATCGCCGCACACTGGGCCTACAAGAGCGAAGGGTCGGCGGGCAACAATGCCCAGTCGCGCGCGCGCGAGTGGGTCGCCGGGCTGGTCGATGCGCAATCGCGTTCCGATACGTCGATCGAGTTCGTCGAACACGTCAAGGTCGACCTGTTTCCGGACGAGGTCTACCTGTTCACGCCGAAGGGCGACATCCTCGCCCTGCCGCGCAATGCCACTGCGCTCGATTTCGCCTATGCCGTGCATACCCACGTCGGCGACCACGCGGTGGCGGCGCGCGTCGACAAGAAGCTGGTGCCGCTGCGTACGCGCCTGAGCAGCGGCCAGTCGATCGAGATCATCACCGCGGCGAGCGCGCAGCCGCAGATCGGCTGGCTCGAATTCGTCGTCAGTTCGAAGGCGCGCAGCGCGATCCGCCATGCGCTGAAGCACATGCAGCATGAGGAGTCGATCGAGATCGGGCACCGCCTGCTGGATCGCGCGCTGGAAGTCCTCGGTGCCTCGATCGAACAGATCCCGGCACCGATGCTCGATGCCTATCTGCAGGAACACCGGCTGCGCCGACTGGAAGACCTGCTCGCCGAAATCGCGCTCGGCAACCGCATGCCACAACAAGTCGCGCATGCGCTGGTGCGCGATGCCGTGACCCTGGATCTCGGCACGATGGCGCGTGGCCAGGACAAGATCCTGATTTCGGGAGCAGAACGCGGTGTCGTCTCGTTCGGCAACTGTTGCCATCCCTTGCCCGGCGACGACATCGTCGGTTACCTGTCGGCCGGCAAGGGCATCGTCGTGCACCAGGCCGAATGCCCGAACATCCCGGAGTTCCGCAAGAATCCTGACCGTTTCGTGGCCATCGCCTGGGACCGCGAGATCAGCGGCGACTTCAAGGTCGCGCTGAAAGTCGTGGTCGACAACAAGCCGGGCGTGCTGGCGACGGTGGCCGCGGCGATTGCCGAATGCCAGTCGAACATCGATACGGTCGAATATCAGGAACGTGACCTGCGCACTGCCGCGATGCTGTTCGTGATCGAAGTGAAGCACCGCAAGCACCTGGCCGAAGTGTTGCGGCGATTGCGGCGCGCGCCGGTGGTGCACGCCGTCAGTCGTTACGTCGGCTGAGACCGGTTAGCATCGCCTTCTTGGATTCGACCGAAATCGATTCGGGAGTGAAACATGCGGGACATCATCAGCACCGACGGCGCACCCGCCGCGATCGGCACCTATTCGCAGGCCGTGAAGTGCGGCCCGACCGTGTATCTGTCCGGCCAGATCCCGCTTGATCCGGCCACCGGCCAGATGGTCGAAGGTGCCATCGAGCTGCACATCCGCCGCGTGTTCGACAATCTGCGCGCGCTCTGCCTGGCCGCTGGCGGTGATCTCGAACACATCGTCAAGCTCAACGTGTTCCTGACCGACCTGTCGAACTTCGGCGAGGTGAACCGCATCATGGCGGAATACTTCTCGGCGCCGTATCCGGCCCGTGCGGCGATCGGGGTTGCGGCGCTGCCGCGTGGTGCGCAGGTCGAAATGGATGCGATCGTTGTCCTGGATTGATCGGGCATGAGCGATGCCGCGTCGCGACCGCTGGCTGATGTGCGCGGTGTCGGTCCGGCCATTGCCGAGGCTCTGGCGCGACTGTCGTTGCATGCGCTGTCGGATTTCTGGTTCCACTTGCCGTTGCGCTACGAGGATCGCACGCGCATCGCCGCCATCCGTGACCTGCGTCCGGGCGAGAGTGCGCAGGTCGAGGCCGTCGTCGACGCGGTCGAGCGCGGATTTCGCTTCCGGCCGATGTTGCGCGTGGTGGTGTCCGATGACAGCCGCGCGACGCTGACCCTGCGCTTCTTCCATTTCTCGAAATCGCAGGCGGAAGGCTTTCTGCCGGGCTTGCGTCTGCGCATCTACGGTGAGGTGCGCGAGGGTGCCAACGGTCTCGAGATCGTGCACCCGCGTTACCAGCGGGTGCAGCTGGACACGCCACTGGATTCCACGCTGACGCCGGTCTATCCGGCGACGGAAGGCGTCGGCCAGACGACCCTGGTCCGGCTCGCGAGGCTGGCGCTCGCGGCCCTGCCCGACGACACCGTTCTCGATGTGTTGCCGGAGTCGCTGCGGCGCACCGCACATCTGCCCAGTCTCGGCGCCGCGTTGCGCCTTGTGCATGCACCGGCCGGCGATGCCGACATCGCGCGGCTGATGGCGCGCACGCATCCCGCGCAGCAGCGGCTCGCCTTCGATGAACTGCTCGCGCACCAGATCGGCATGCGCAAGTTGCGTCGCCATCTGCGCGCGATGCCGGCGCCGAAGATCCGACATGACAAGGCCAGACGTCGCGCGTTTCTCGAGGCCTTGCCGTTCGCCCTGACGAAGGCGCAAGTCCGCGTGCTTGGCGAAATCGACCGGGACCTCGCCGCCGGCAAGCCGATGTTGCGCCTGGTTCAGGGCGATGTCGGATCGGGCAAGACCGTGGTCGCGGCCCTGTCGGCGCTCGCGGCTGCCGGTGCAGGGGTGCAGACCGCGGTGATGGCGCCGACCGAACTGCTGGCGGAGCAGCACCTGCGCAATTTCGAGCGTTGGTGCGAGCCGTTCGGACTGCGTGTGGTCTGGCTGGCCGGCAAGGTCACCGGCAAGGCACGAGCGAGGGCATTGGCGGACATCGCTGCAGGCGCCGAGATCGTCATCGGCACCCATGCGTTGATGCAGGAAGGTGTCGTGTTCGCGAACCTCGGGCTCGCGATCATCGACGAGCAGCACCGCTTTGGCGTGCACCAGCGCCTGGCGCTGCGCAACAAGGGGCGCGACGGTGCGCGTACCCCGCACCAACTGGTGATGACGGCGACGCCGATTCCCCGCACCCTGGCGATGGCCGCCTATGCCGATCTCGACGTCTCGGTGATCGACGAACTGCCGCCCGGACGCACACCCGTGACGACGGTGGCGGTGTCGGATGCGCGCCGCGACGAGATCGTCGAGCGCATCCGGATCGCCTGCGCCGAAGGTCGCCAGGCGTATTGGGTGTGTCCGCTGATCGAGGAGTCCGAGCAGCTGGAAGCCAAGGCCGCGCAGGCCACCCACGAGGATCTGCAGCGTGCCTTGCCCGATGTGCGCATCGGTCTGTTGCACGGACGCATGAAACCGCGCGACAAACAGGCCGTGATGGATGCCTTCAAGTCGGGCGAGATTCGTCTGCTGGTCGCGACGACCGTGATCGAAGTCGGCGTCGATGTGCCGAATGCGAGTCTGATGGTGATCGACAACGCCGAACGTCTTGGCCTGGCACAACTGCACCAATTGCGCGGGCGCGTCGGGCGCGGCGCGGCGGCATCGAGTTGCGTGCTCGTGTGGCAGCCGCCACTGTCGGTCCTGGCGCGCGAACGCCTCGCGGTGATGCGCGAGACCAATGATGGGTTCCGCATCGCCGAGAAAGACCTCGCCTTGCGCGGGCCCGGCGAAGTGGTCGGTACGCGCCAGACCGGCGAGATGAATTTCCGTGTCGCCGACTTGGTCCGCGATGCGGAGGTGATGCCGAAGGTGGCGCAGGCGGCCGACTGGTTGCTCGAACACGACCTGCGCGCGGCCGACGCGCTGGTCGCGCGCTGGATCGGCCAAGCCGTGGAATTTGCACAAGCATGAGGATTGAACGATGCAACGATTGCTGATCGATACCGACCCGGGCGTGGACGATGCGCTGGCCTTGTTGATGGCTTATGCGCATCCGGGCACGAAGGTCGAGGCGCTGACCATTACCGCCGGCAATGTCGGCATCCGGCATACCTTGCGCAATGCCTTGAACCTGGTCGAATTGGTGGGTGCCGACACGCCGGTATTCGCTGGCGCCAGCGATCCACTGGTGCGGCCTGCCGAGGATGCCGCATTCGTGCATGGTCAGGATGGTTTTGGCGATGTCGGCCTGCCGCCGCCGAGTCGTGCGGCCGACGTCGAGCACGCCGCCACGGCAATGGTGCGGTTGGCGCGGCAACATCCGGGCGAATTGACCTTCGTCATGCTCGGTCCGCTGACCAATCTGGCGCTCGCGCTGAAACTCGATCCCGATCTGCCGACGCGGGTGCCGCGCCTGGTGATCATGGGCGGTGCGGTGAGTGGGCGCGGCAACGTGTCGCGCACCACCAGCGAGTTCAACATCCATTTCGATCCCGAGGCCGCGGCCGTGGTGTTCGATGCGTGGCCGCAATTCGAGCTGGTGGACTGGGAAGCCACCCTGGCGCACGGCATTCCGTTCGCCGATCTGGCGCGCTGGCTGGCGGCGGACAGTCCGCGTGCGCGCTTCTACGATGCGATCTCGCGCAAGACCCGCGACTGGATGCAGGCCTGCCGCAACAACACCTACTGGCATGCGGCCGATGGCTTGGCGATGGCGGCGGTGCTGGATCCGGCGGCTGTCGAGTGCTGGGAGACGCGCTCGATCAAGATCGAGCTCGACGGCGCGCTGACCCGTGGCATGACCGTGGTCGACTGGGCCGGGCGGATGAGCTGGCGGGTGCAAAGTCGCATCCTGATGCGCTACCGACTCGACCGCTTCGCAGGACTGATCCAGTCGGCCTTGGCTTGATCCTTGAATTGCAAGGGAAAAACACATTCCCTGAATGCTTGGGGACGAATAATCTTGCCAAGACCCCCCGGCGTGGCTACGATGCGCCTCTTTTTTGCGGCCGGTTCCTCGCCATGAAAGCTGACATCCATCCGAAATACAACGAAGTCGTGTTCCACGACGTCACGGCCGATTTCAAGTTCCTGACTCGCTCGACCATCACGAGCAAGGAAAAGACGACTTGGGAAGACGGCAAGGAATATCCGCTCGTGAAGCTGGAGCTCTCCTCGGCGTCGCACCCGTTCTACACGGGCAAGCACAAGATCGTCGATACCGGCGGTCGTCTCGAGAAGTTCCGCAAGCGTTACGCGGGCAAGTAATTCGTCCAGCGCAGGATCGCGCTGCACGGGGCTGACCGACGCCGTGGCCGAAAGGCCGCGGCGTTTGTCTTTTCGGCCTTTGCAAAACCACGTGCCGCGATGCGGAAATTTCAAACGCGCGTGCGATAATCGGCCGCGAAACGAACGAAGGAGTGTCCCGTGTCCGACCACAGCGTGCAGATCACCGACAGCACCACCAGCAAGTCCGCCACCCTGCCGGTCGTGTCCGGCCAGCTTGGTCCTGCGGCGATCGACATCGGCAAGCTGCACAAGGAAACCGGGTTGTTCACCTACGACCCCGGATTCATGTCCACGGCGAGCTGCCGCAGTGCGATCACCTACATCGATGGCGATGCCGGCGTGCTGATGTACCGCGGCTATCCGATCGAGCAGCTCGCGAAACATTCGAACTTCCTCGAGGTCGCCTACCTGCTGATGAACGGCGAGTTGCCGAACGCGCAGCAGTTCTCCACGTTCGAACACGAAGTCACGCATCACACGATGATGCACGAGGCGGTAAAGAGCTTCCTCGGCGGCTTCCGCCACGACGCACATCCGATGGCAATGCTGTGCGGCATGATCGGCTCGCTGGCGGCGTTCTACCACGACTCGCTCGATATCGACGACGCGGAGCAGCGTCGCCTGGCTGCAGTACGCCTGATCGCCAAGGTGCCGACGATCGCGGCGGCCTGCTACCGCTATTCGATCGGCTGGCCGAACCGCTATCCGCGCAACAATCTCGACTACTGCACGCGCTTCCTGCACATGATGTTCGAAGTTCCGTCGGAGCCGCTGGTGCTGCCGCCGGTGGCAGCGAAAGCGCTGGATTTGCTGTTTATCCTGCACGCCGACCACGAGCAGAATGCGTCCACGTCGACGGTGCGTCTGGTCGGTTCGACCGGTGCCAACCCCTATGCCTGCGTCGCTGCCGGTATTGCGGCACTGTGGGGGCCGGCGCACGGTGGAGCGAACGAGGCGGTGCTGACCATGCTCAACGAGATCGGCAGCGCTGATCAGGTGGGCAAGGCCGTCGAGAAGGCCAAGGACAAGAACTCCGGTTTCCGGCTGATGGGCTTTGGTCACCGCGTCTACAAGAACTTCGATCCGCGCGCGACCATCATTCGCGAAATGTGCCATCAGGTGCTGAACGAACTCGGCGTGCACGATCCTCTGCTCGATGTCGCGATGAAGCTGGAAGAGGCGGCGCTGAAGGATCCGTATTTCATCGAGCGCAAGCTGTATCCGAACGTCGATTTCTACTCGGGCCTGATCTACAAGGCGCTGAAGATTCCGACCGAGATGTTCACCGTCATGTTCGCGATCGCACGCACGGCCGGCTGGGTCGCACACTGGCTCGAACAGAACGTCACGCCGGATGCGAAGATCGGTCGTCCGCGCCAGGTCTATGTCGGTTCGCCGGCGCGCGACTACGTCGATCTCGCCAAGCGCTGATTGCGGTCCGCGGGTTGTCCAGAGAGGCGGCGTCAGCCGCCTTTTTGTTTGGCGATCAAGTCGCGGACGGCATTGATCGACGCCCGCTGCATCGGCGTATCTGCAGTACGCGACAACGGCGCCTGGCGCAGATGCATTCGCGGCAACAGGGTCAGGTCGATGGTGGTCTCGTCGGCATCGAAGCGCAGCGCCGGGAACTCGGCGCTGTGCTCGCGCGACAGGCGCAGTACGCGATCGTCCTCGTCGTAGGGAATTTGCCGGTCGTCGAGAAAACGCAATACTTCGGATGGATCGTCTTCGAACAAATGCAGGCAGACGGCTGAATGCGCGTCGGCCGTGCCTTCGAGCACGGCGCCCACCAGTCGCGGTTCGAATTGCGCGAGGAAGGTCATGGCTTCGACAGCAACCTTGCGCAACTCCAGCAACCGTTGCGGTTGCGATTGCGACTGGAACAGGCGCTGGTAATCGCGCAGCGCGGCCTCGATCTCGCGATTGGTCGGCAGATCGCGTTCGTCGCGCGCGCCGACGCGTTCCGCCGCCTTGCGTTTCGCGGCGCCGTAGTCGCGAACGCCGTGCTCGGCCATGAGGCGCGCCGCCTCCTGGGCGAGGCGAACACGCAGGTCGCTGTCGTGGCGGCTCATCGGCGGCTCAGAACAGGTCGATGCCCTGTTGTTCCGCGTCCTGTTGCTCGGGGCTGTTTTCATCGACCACGGACAGTCGCATCAGGTCCTCGGTCTTGAAGAATTCGACGATGCCGCCTTCGCTGCCTTCCGCAAGCAGGTTGCCCGCACCATTGATGTGCGCCGTGGTGATGCCGTTCGGAACCACCAATTCCATTTCGGGAACGCCGTCCAGCGCCACGCGCATGAAATCGATCCAGATCGGCAGTGCGGTCTGTGCCGCGAATTCGCGGTCGCCGAGTGAGGAGAAGTCGTCGTGGCCCATCCAGACGGTGGCGACCAGCGCCGGATTGAAGCCGGAAAACCAGGCATCCCGATAACTGTTGGTGGTGCCGGTCTTTCCGGCCAGATCGTTGCGCTCGAGCACCATGGCGCCGCGGCCGGTGCCGCGCTTGACGACATCGCGCATCACGCTGGTGATCAGGAAGGCGTTGCGCTCGTCGATGACGCGTGGTGCGAGCGGGCTTTCTGCGGTTTTTGCCGGGCCAGCGATTTCCGGAGTAGTCGGTGCGGGAGCGGTTTCGGGCAGCGCAGAGCTGCCATTGAGCATCGCCGAAAGATCATCGGCGCTCGCTGCGCCGCCGTCATCGCTGCCAGCAATGCGGGCGATGCATTCGCGGCAAGCCCGTTTGGGCGTGGCAGTGTAGATCGCGTTGCCGGAATCATCCTCGATGCGTTCGACGCTGTAGGTATCGACCAGATAGCCGCCGTTCGCGAACACCGAGTAGCCACGCGCCATGGCCAACGGCGGCAGGGACGATGTGCCCAGCGCCAAGGACAGATTCTGCGGCAACGATTCCGGCGGGAAGCCGAAACGCTGGATGTATTCGCGCGCAAAACCGATGCCGACGGCATCCAGCAAGCGCACCGAGACCAGATTGCGCGACAGAACCATCGCTTCGCGCAGGCGCATCGGACCGAGAAACTTCTCGTTGTCGTTCTGCGGCTTCCACACGCCGCCCTCGGACGATGGATCAGCGAACGCGAGCGGCGCATCGTTCACGATCGAGGCCGGATTGAAGCCGCGTTCGAAGGCCGCCGCGTAGACGAAGGGCTTGAAGCTCGATCCGGGTTGGCGGTTGCTCTGGGTCGCGCGATTGAACTTCGACAAGGTGAAGCTGAATCCGCCGGTGATGGCGCGAATGCTGCCGTCCTCGGGATCGACTGCGGTCAACGCGGCCTGCACGCGCGGCAGTTGCGAGAGATGCCAGACGCCCTCGCCATCGCGCGCGATGCGAACGACATCGCCCGCGGCCAGTGCTTGCGACACTTCCTTGGGCTTGGGACCCAGTGCGCCGGTCTCGCTGCGTGGTCGCGCCCATTCCACCGCCGGCAGGTCGAGCAATACGACCTGGCCATCGGCAAGGATGACGGACGCCGATTCGGCGTCGCTGGCGGTCACCAGTCCGGGCATCAGCCCCGAGACCGAGCGGTAAGCACCGACTGCCGCACGACGGTCCTCGACAGTGGTCAGCGTCGCCAGGTCGAGGCGCGCTTCCGGGCCGCGGAATCCTTTGCGCTGGTCGAATGCGAGCAGGCGGTCGCGAACGGCGGCATTGGCTGCCTCCTGCAGTCTGGAGTCGACGGTCGTGAACGCCTTGTAGCCGTTGTTCAGCGCGTCGGCGCCAGCGCGCTCAATCACCTCCAGGCGCACCATCTCGGCGAGGTAAGGCGCGTCCAGCTCGATCGCCGGCTCATGCGGAAATGCATGGTTCGGCTCCGCTTGCGCAGCGCGCATCTGTTCCGGCGTGATCACCCCGATCTCGGACATCCGTTCAAGAACATAGTCGCGGCGAATCAGCGCACGCTCCGGATTGGTCAAGGGGTTGCCGCTGGACGGGAACTTCGGAATCGAGGCCAACATCGCCGCCTCGGCCAAATCGAGATCCGCCAGCTTCTTTCCGTAGTAGAACTCGGCGGCCGCCGCGATGCCGTAGGAGCGGTAGCCGAAGAAGATCTTGTTCAAGTAGAGCTCAAGGATCTCGTCCTTGCTGAGTTCGCGTTCGAGACGCAGTGCCAGAAAAATCTCGGCCACCTTGCGTGTCATCGAATATTCGTTGCTGAGGAAGAAGTTGCGCGCGACCTGCTGGGTGATGGTGCTGCCACCCGGCACGCGGCGGTCGTCGGTGGTCGCCAGCAGCCAGACCGCCCGCACGATGCCGCGCCAGTCAATGCCGGGGTGTTGATAAAAACGGGCATCCTCGATGGCGAGGAACGCATTCCGGACCATGATCGGCACTTCGCTGATATCGACCGGCGTGCGTTTGGTCTCGCCGAACATTGCGATCAGCTTGCCGTCCCGGGAGTAGACCCGCAGCGGGACTTGCAGCCGGACGTCGCGGATCTCGGCCGCCGTGGGCAGGCGCGGCTCGACCATCCAGTAGGCCACGGCGATCGCCGCGACCCCCAGCAGAAACCCGGTCAGGCCGAGAATCAGGCCCCATTTCAGCATGCGTCGAATCAGGCGTTTCACCGCGACAGACCTACGTTTGACCAAAAAGAACGCGAGTATAGGAGGCATTGCCAAGGATTCAGCCCGGGAGTAGCGTCAAGTTCACGATTCAAGGGGCCAATTCGGGGGCTGTTGCCAGTTGGTTAAGTTTGGGATTTAATGTATCTACGCATGAACCGCTCGTAAGAGCCCGTGGGAAGGGGAAAAAGTGTGGGACTGTTCTCAGCAAGTACACCTCCTTTGATCGGCGTGGACATCAGCTCCACAGCGGTAAAGCTGCTGCAATTGTCACAGGCGGGCGGCCGCTATCGCGTCGAACACTATGCGGTCGAGCCCTTGCCGCCGAATGCGGTGGTCGAAAAGAACATCGTCGAAGTCGAGGCGGTGGGTGAGGCAATCAAACGCGCATTTGCGCGTAGCGGCGCCCGGACCAAGTTCGCGGCGGCATCGGTCGCCGGGTCGGCGGTGATCACCAAGATCATCCCGATGCAGGCCGACTTGTCCGAGGACGACCTCGAAGGCCAGATCCTTGCCGAAGCCCAGCAATACATCCCGTATCCGCTTGAGGAAGTCAGCCTCGATTTCGAAGTGCTGGGGCCGGTCAAGGACAACCCGGAACTGATGAATGTGCTGCTGGCCGCGTCGCGTACGGAAAACGTCGATGTCCGCGTTGCCGCGCTGGACGTCGGCGGTCTTGCCGCGAAAGTGGTCGATGTCGAGGCGTTTGCAATGGAGAACGCCTACAAGCTGCTTTCGGATCAGCTCAGTGTTCCGAAGGACGCGACCGTTGCTGTAGTCGACATCGGCGCAACCATGACCACGCTGTCGGTGCTGAAGAACCAGCGCACCATCTATACCCGCGAACAGGTGTTCGGCGGCAAGCAGCTCACCGATGAAGTGATGCGGCGCTACGGTCTTTCCTACGAGGAAGCCGGCATGGCCAAGCGCCAAGGTGGTTTGCCGGAGAGCTACGAGATCGAGGTGCTTGAGCCGTTCAAGGAGGCGATGGTTCAGCAGATCAGCCGATTGCTGCAGTTTTTCTTCGCCGGCACCGAGTTCAGCAAGGTCGACCAAGTCGTGCTCGCGGGTGGCTGTGCCTCGATTCCGGGCGTCGCGGAGATGGTGGAGGAGCAGATCGGCGTGCCGACCATCGTCGCCAACCCGCTGGCCGGCATGAGCTTGTCGAATCGCGTCCAGGCGCAGACGCTGGCTCAGGATGCGCCGGCGCTGATGATCGCCTGTGGCCTCGCACTCAGGAGCTTCGACTGATGGCCAAGATCAATCTATTGCCGTGGCGCGCAGAGCGACGCAAGCAGCGCGAACGCGAGTTCCAGACCATGCTCGGGGGCGCCCTGATCGTGGGCTTGATCGCTGTCTTCGTGGCCATCTTCCATTGGGATGGTCTTAAGGAGGACCAGACCCAGCGCAACCAATTGCTGGAACGAGAAATTACCGCACTCGATGCCAAGATCAAGGAGATCGAGGCGCTGCAGCAGACGCGTGAACAGTTGCTGCAGCGCAAGCAGATCATCGAGCAGCTTCAGTCCAGCCGAACCCAGATGGTGCACATGTTCGACGAGTTGGTGCGGACCTTGCCCGATGGGGTGCGTCTGACGTCGCTGAAGCAGAGTGCCGATTCGATCGAAATCGAGGGCATGACTCAGTCTTGGGCCCGAGCTGCGCAATACGTCCGGAACCTCGAGAAGAGCGAGTGGATCCGCAAGCCGGACGTCAAGATCATCGACTCGACGACGCCCGACAAGGCCGCCCGCTATCGCTTCTCGCTGACGGCCAATCTGCGCAAGTCCGAAGACGAGAAGGCCGATGCGCAAGAAGGTGAAGTCGACCTTGCCGCGCCGCTCAATGCACAGGCGGGAGGTGCGCAGTGAAACTTTCCGATATCAACAATCTGGACGCCAAGAACTACGGTTCCTGGCCGATGCCGGTCAAGTTTGTGGCTGCACTGCTCTTGTTCGTGGTCGTCCTGGTTGCCGGCTATTTCATGAAGATCAAGCCGGCCAATGACGAGCTCGACATCTTGCGTGCGAAAGAACAAGAGCTGATCAGCGTATTCACCGAGAAGCAGGGCAAGGTCGTCAATCTCGAGGAATACAAGAAGCAGCTTGAAGAAATGCGCGAGTTGTTGCGACAAATGATCCGCCAGTTGCCGAGCAAGACCGAGATGCCGGACTTGTTGATTGATATCTCGCAGACAGCGCTTTCGTCCGGCATCGACAACGAGTTGTTTGAGCCTGGACCGGAAGTGGCGAAAGAGTTCTATGCGGAAAAGCCGATCACGCTGCGCATGAAGGGCAGCTACCACCAGTTCGGTGCATTTGTGAGCGGTGTCGCTTCACTTCCGCGCGTGGTGATCCTGACCATGCATGACGTGTCCTTGACGCCGGGCGGAGTGCAGCCCGGACGGACTCCTGCTGCGCCGGTTTCCAGCGGAACGCTGGTGCTGGAGGGCACGGTGAAGACCTATCGCTACCTGGATGACGAGGAACTGTCTTCAATGGCCTCTGACGCCGCACCGGTCAATGGCGCGGCACCCGCGCCAGCCGCCCCAGCA from Lysobacterales bacterium includes the following:
- the recG gene encoding ATP-dependent DNA helicase RecG; the encoded protein is MSDAASRPLADVRGVGPAIAEALARLSLHALSDFWFHLPLRYEDRTRIAAIRDLRPGESAQVEAVVDAVERGFRFRPMLRVVVSDDSRATLTLRFFHFSKSQAEGFLPGLRLRIYGEVREGANGLEIVHPRYQRVQLDTPLDSTLTPVYPATEGVGQTTLVRLARLALAALPDDTVLDVLPESLRRTAHLPSLGAALRLVHAPAGDADIARLMARTHPAQQRLAFDELLAHQIGMRKLRRHLRAMPAPKIRHDKARRRAFLEALPFALTKAQVRVLGEIDRDLAAGKPMLRLVQGDVGSGKTVVAALSALAAAGAGVQTAVMAPTELLAEQHLRNFERWCEPFGLRVVWLAGKVTGKARARALADIAAGAEIVIGTHALMQEGVVFANLGLAIIDEQHRFGVHQRLALRNKGRDGARTPHQLVMTATPIPRTLAMAAYADLDVSVIDELPPGRTPVTTVAVSDARRDEIVERIRIACAEGRQAYWVCPLIEESEQLEAKAAQATHEDLQRALPDVRIGLLHGRMKPRDKQAVMDAFKSGEIRLLVATTVIEVGVDVPNASLMVIDNAERLGLAQLHQLRGRVGRGAAASSCVLVWQPPLSVLARERLAVMRETNDGFRIAEKDLALRGPGEVVGTRQTGEMNFRVADLVRDAEVMPKVAQAADWLLEHDLRAADALVARWIGQAVEFAQA
- a CDS encoding citrate synthase, whose translation is MSDHSVQITDSTTSKSATLPVVSGQLGPAAIDIGKLHKETGLFTYDPGFMSTASCRSAITYIDGDAGVLMYRGYPIEQLAKHSNFLEVAYLLMNGELPNAQQFSTFEHEVTHHTMMHEAVKSFLGGFRHDAHPMAMLCGMIGSLAAFYHDSLDIDDAEQRRLAAVRLIAKVPTIAAACYRYSIGWPNRYPRNNLDYCTRFLHMMFEVPSEPLVLPPVAAKALDLLFILHADHEQNASTSTVRLVGSTGANPYACVAAGIAALWGPAHGGANEAVLTMLNEIGSADQVGKAVEKAKDKNSGFRLMGFGHRVYKNFDPRATIIREMCHQVLNELGVHDPLLDVAMKLEEAALKDPYFIERKLYPNVDFYSGLIYKALKIPTEMFTVMFAIARTAGWVAHWLEQNVTPDAKIGRPRQVYVGSPARDYVDLAKR
- a CDS encoding type B 50S ribosomal protein L31, which produces MKADIHPKYNEVVFHDVTADFKFLTRSTITSKEKTTWEDGKEYPLVKLELSSASHPFYTGKHKIVDTGGRLEKFRKRYAGK
- a CDS encoding nucleoside hydrolase; the protein is MQRLLIDTDPGVDDALALLMAYAHPGTKVEALTITAGNVGIRHTLRNALNLVELVGADTPVFAGASDPLVRPAEDAAFVHGQDGFGDVGLPPPSRAADVEHAATAMVRLARQHPGELTFVMLGPLTNLALALKLDPDLPTRVPRLVIMGGAVSGRGNVSRTTSEFNIHFDPEAAAVVFDAWPQFELVDWEATLAHGIPFADLARWLAADSPRARFYDAISRKTRDWMQACRNNTYWHAADGLAMAAVLDPAAVECWETRSIKIELDGALTRGMTVVDWAGRMSWRVQSRILMRYRLDRFAGLIQSALA
- a CDS encoding RidA family protein, with the translated sequence MRDIISTDGAPAAIGTYSQAVKCGPTVYLSGQIPLDPATGQMVEGAIELHIRRVFDNLRALCLAAGGDLEHIVKLNVFLTDLSNFGEVNRIMAEYFSAPYPARAAIGVAALPRGAQVEMDAIVVLD
- a CDS encoding bifunctional (p)ppGpp synthetase/guanosine-3',5'-bis(diphosphate) 3'-pyrophosphohydrolase codes for the protein MTEATVRERADVAAGLAAHWQALDQKLAEYLTPEARSKVERAFRLGAAAHHGQTRKSGEPYITHPLAVAGILAEMRLDTDGLCAAILHDTLEDTLVSHAELAAQFGEDVAELVDGVTKLDKVKFRSRQEANAESFRKMMLAMARDLRVILIKLADRLHNMRTLDAMSDESRRRIALETLEIYAPIAQRLGMNAIKAELQNHGFAAYHPLRHRVLEDHLRQLNGNRRDGVAKIQQTIAAKLDHESIPARLVSRVKSPYSIYTKMKTEHKTLAQVLDVYGVRVVVRETMQCYMALGAVHGLFKPVDGRFRDFIAMPKANGYQSLHTVLFGPGGTPIEVQIRTEDMDLLAERGIAAHWAYKSEGSAGNNAQSRAREWVAGLVDAQSRSDTSIEFVEHVKVDLFPDEVYLFTPKGDILALPRNATALDFAYAVHTHVGDHAVAARVDKKLVPLRTRLSSGQSIEIITAASAQPQIGWLEFVVSSKARSAIRHALKHMQHEESIEIGHRLLDRALEVLGASIEQIPAPMLDAYLQEHRLRRLEDLLAEIALGNRMPQQVAHALVRDAVTLDLGTMARGQDKILISGAERGVVSFGNCCHPLPGDDIVGYLSAGKGIVVHQAECPNIPEFRKNPDRFVAIAWDREISGDFKVALKVVVDNKPGVLATVAAAIAECQSNIDTVEYQERDLRTAAMLFVIEVKHRKHLAEVLRRLRRAPVVHAVSRYVG